ATATTCCGTTCCCTGGCAGCATGCAATACAAATTCATCCCTCAGCCGAATACCGTTCTGTGTCACCTTCAATTTTCCCAATTTATCAGATTCCAGGATATCGACACCGCATTGATAGAAGATAAAATCCGGATTGAATGCTTCCAGTACCGGGGTGAGTTCTTTCTTCAAAATACTCAGGTAGCTTTTATCGTCCAGGAAAGTTTCCAGGTGAATGTCTTTATCCGATTGTTCTTTGTGGATCGGGTAATTGGCTCCTCCGTGCATACTGAAGGTAAATACTTCCGGAACATTCCGGAATATTTCTGCGGTACCGTTTCCCTGGTGAACATCCAAATCTACAATCAGGATGCTTTTAAACAGTTTTTGATCCAACAGCCATTGTGCCGCTATTGCCTGGTCGTTCAACAGGCAAAAACCTTCTCCTCTATCTGTAAATGCGTGATGTGTTCCTCCCGCGATGTTCAGGGCTGCTCCCCCGTTCTTCACCATTTCGGCACACAAGCGCGTTCCTTCCATGATCCTCAATTCGCGGTTGATCAACTCTTCCGTGTGAACAAATCCACTCACACGTTGTTCTCTCGGTGAACAATTCAGGTTCAGCAATTTTTGCAGGTATTCTTCCGTGTGCACTTTACGCACGACGTCCAGGTTAATTAAATCGGGCTGCAAAAAATCGGGTTCTTCCAAAATTCCCTCGTACTGCAATTGTTGGTGCAATAAGCCGTATTTTTCCATCGGAAAGCGGTGATTTTCGGGAACGGAATGAATGTAAGAAGGGTGATACGCAACAAAAAAAGACATCTTAAGCTTGTACTCTGTCTACATCCGTGGAAATGGTGAAAAGCATCAATTCGTCATTTACAGGGATGAATTGGTAGTTCAGTAAACTTTTGGATTTCATTCTCATCGTAATGAAACCCAGCCCTGCTCCTCCTTTATCGGAAATCAATCCGTTGTTGAGTGTTTCCAGGTAAAAAGCTTTTACTTCTTCTTCAGACATTGCATTCAGGCGATCCAGGTACGAAGCCAGTTTTTCCTTTTCGGAGATTTCCGTAAGGTTTCCCAAAGCAATGCGGTAAGCTTTATCATTGAAAGCAACGATAATC
The window above is part of the Fluviicola sp. genome. Proteins encoded here:
- a CDS encoding histone deacetylase, which produces MSFFVAYHPSYIHSVPENHRFPMEKYGLLHQQLQYEGILEEPDFLQPDLINLDVVRKVHTEEYLQKLLNLNCSPREQRVSGFVHTEELINRELRIMEGTRLCAEMVKNGGAALNIAGGTHHAFTDRGEGFCLLNDQAIAAQWLLDQKLFKSILIVDLDVHQGNGTAEIFRNVPEVFTFSMHGGANYPIHKEQSDKDIHLETFLDDKSYLSILKKELTPVLEAFNPDFIFYQCGVDILESDKLGKLKVTQNGIRLRDEFVLHAARERNIPVVCSMGGGYSKDIRDIVNAHMHVFRLAHQLFSK
- a CDS encoding DUF6272 family protein, producing MASWIQDVKDAHFNSVQVAHFGPLNQDLVNSFTLTTEDFMISAGDKKTLVKRVFSILIEGLQNILIHGRKWDNEQQALIIVAFNDKAYRIALGNLTEISEKEKLASYLDRLNAMSEEEVKAFYLETLNNGLISDKGGAGLGFITMRMKSKSLLNYQFIPVNDELMLFTISTDVDRVQA